A region from the Bradyrhizobium erythrophlei genome encodes:
- a CDS encoding UDP-glucose dehydrogenase family protein yields the protein MRIAMIGTGYVGLVSGACFADFGHQVTCVDKDTDKIAALRRGEIPIFEPGLDALVASNVKAGRLDFTTDLKAPVAEADAVFIAVGTPSRRGDGHADLSYVHAAAREIAGCLAGFTVVVTKSTVPVGTGDEVERIIREANPAADAVIASNPEFLREGAAIRDFKFPDRIVVGTSDDRARKVLGDIYRPLSLNQAPLMFTARRTAELIKYAANAFLATKITFINEIADLSEKVGADVQEVARGIGLDNRIGSKFLHAGPGFGGSCFPKDTRALVKIAQDHDVHLRIVEAVLTVNDNRKRAMARKVANASGGSLRGKTVAVLGLTFKPDTDDMREAPSIPLVTGLLDMGAKVRAHDPVGMEQARRELPDIEYCDDPYLCARGADALVMVTEWVQFRALDMDRLKSELAHPVVVDLRNIYRPEDMAAHGFVYESVGRAPVPRK from the coding sequence ATGCGCATCGCGATGATCGGCACGGGCTATGTGGGGCTGGTTTCCGGCGCCTGCTTCGCTGATTTCGGCCACCAGGTTACCTGCGTCGACAAGGATACCGACAAGATCGCGGCCTTGCGCCGCGGCGAAATCCCGATTTTCGAGCCCGGGCTCGATGCGCTGGTGGCCTCCAATGTGAAGGCCGGGCGACTTGATTTCACCACCGATCTCAAGGCGCCGGTCGCCGAGGCCGACGCGGTCTTCATCGCCGTCGGCACGCCGTCGCGGCGCGGCGATGGCCACGCCGATCTGAGTTATGTTCATGCCGCCGCCCGCGAGATCGCGGGCTGTCTGGCCGGCTTCACCGTGGTGGTCACCAAATCGACCGTTCCGGTCGGCACCGGCGACGAGGTCGAGCGCATCATCCGCGAGGCCAATCCCGCGGCCGACGCGGTGATCGCGTCCAATCCGGAGTTTCTGCGGGAGGGCGCAGCGATCCGCGACTTCAAGTTTCCCGACCGCATCGTGGTCGGCACCTCCGACGACCGCGCGCGAAAAGTGCTCGGCGATATCTATCGGCCGCTGTCGCTCAACCAGGCGCCTTTGATGTTTACGGCGCGGCGCACCGCGGAGCTGATCAAATACGCCGCCAACGCCTTCCTCGCCACCAAGATCACGTTCATCAACGAGATCGCGGATCTTTCGGAAAAGGTCGGCGCCGACGTGCAGGAAGTCGCGCGCGGCATCGGGCTCGACAATCGCATCGGCTCGAAATTCCTGCATGCCGGCCCCGGCTTCGGCGGCTCCTGCTTTCCGAAGGACACCCGCGCGCTGGTGAAGATCGCGCAGGATCACGACGTGCATCTGCGGATCGTCGAGGCGGTGCTGACGGTCAACGACAATCGCAAGCGCGCGATGGCGCGCAAGGTCGCGAATGCATCCGGCGGCAGCCTGCGCGGCAAGACCGTCGCCGTGCTCGGCCTCACCTTCAAGCCCGACACCGACGACATGCGCGAGGCGCCGTCGATCCCGCTGGTGACCGGGCTGCTCGACATGGGTGCGAAGGTGCGCGCCCACGATCCGGTCGGCATGGAGCAGGCACGCCGCGAACTGCCCGACATCGAGTATTGCGACGATCCCTATCTTTGCGCGCGCGGCGCCGATGCGCTGGTGATGGTGACGGAATGGGTCCAGTTCCGCGCGCTCGATATGGATCGTCTGAAGAGCGAGTTGGCCCATCCCGTGGTCGTCGATCTCCGCAACATTTATCGCCCCGAAGACATGGCAGCGCACGGTTTTGTCTATGAAAGCGTGGGACGGGCGCCCGTGCCGCGGAAGTGA
- a CDS encoding acyltransferase family protein — protein sequence MTGMGTSAVRTRSTQAAAGRIDWVDYAKGICIVMVVMMHSVLGVELAAGQTGFMHVLVAFAKPFRMPDFFLISGLFLSVVIDRDWRTYLDRKVVHFAYFYLLWVTIQFGFKAPGFAAESGWAHVGFLYLESFIEPFGTLWFIYLLPVFFVVTKATRKLPPLLIWTVLALLESAHIETGWTAIDEFGARFVYFYSGYLCADYVFALSDRARAKPALALLGLTLWALVNGSLVYFGCSEWPGVSLLLGLSGACAIVIMGTLLARVHRLDFLRFCGEHSIVIYLAFFLPMAATRTLLLRVGLIPDVGTISLVVTIAGVLGALAIWRIALKAGANFLFERPEAFWIAPKKSRPTLQAAE from the coding sequence ATGACAGGAATGGGCACATCCGCCGTCAGGACGCGTTCCACGCAGGCCGCGGCAGGCCGCATCGATTGGGTGGATTACGCCAAGGGTATCTGCATCGTCATGGTGGTCATGATGCATTCGGTGCTCGGGGTGGAACTGGCCGCCGGCCAGACCGGCTTCATGCATGTGCTGGTGGCGTTCGCCAAGCCGTTCCGGATGCCGGATTTCTTCCTGATCTCGGGGCTGTTCCTGTCGGTGGTGATCGACCGCGACTGGCGGACCTATCTCGACCGCAAGGTGGTGCACTTCGCCTATTTCTATCTGCTGTGGGTGACGATCCAGTTCGGCTTCAAGGCGCCCGGCTTCGCCGCCGAGAGCGGCTGGGCCCATGTCGGCTTCCTGTATCTTGAATCCTTCATCGAGCCGTTCGGCACGCTGTGGTTCATCTATCTCCTGCCGGTGTTCTTTGTGGTCACCAAGGCGACGCGCAAGCTGCCGCCGCTGTTGATCTGGACCGTCCTGGCACTGCTGGAGAGCGCGCATATCGAGACCGGCTGGACCGCGATCGACGAATTTGGCGCGCGCTTCGTCTATTTCTATTCCGGCTATCTCTGCGCCGATTACGTGTTCGCACTGTCGGATCGCGCGCGCGCAAAGCCCGCGCTGGCGCTTCTCGGATTGACGCTGTGGGCGCTGGTCAACGGCAGCCTGGTCTATTTCGGCTGCAGCGAATGGCCCGGGGTGTCGCTGCTGCTGGGGTTATCGGGCGCCTGCGCCATCGTCATCATGGGCACGCTGCTGGCGCGCGTGCATCGGCTCGATTTCCTGCGCTTCTGCGGCGAGCATTCCATCGTGATCTATCTCGCCTTCTTCCTGCCGATGGCGGCGACCCGCACGCTGCTGCTGCGGGTAGGGTTGATCCCTGACGTCGGCACGATCTCGCTTGTCGTCACCATTGCCGGCGTGCTCGGCGCGCTGGCGATCTGGCGGATCGCGCTCAAGGCCGGCGCCAATTTCCTGTTCGAGCGCCCCGAAGCCTTCTGGATCGCACCGAAGAAATCGCGGCCCACGCTGCAGGCGGCCGAGTAG